Part of the Falco rusticolus isolate bFalRus1 chromosome 2, bFalRus1.pri, whole genome shotgun sequence genome is shown below.
CAGAAAGCATACTAGGTTCTAGCTATTATAGCTATATGTTAGTATTGGTACTTGAAACCTCTTTTGAGGAGGTTTtcaaaaaatgtgcatttttcccttaaaataaggataatttatgtttttcagCCAGGGAGAGCTTTTCTTCAAGAATTCAGACTTTCTGTATATCTAAATCAGTtcaattactttctttttcattgctaTGTCAGgcaaaaggctttctttttatttctttaatttaaaaaaaaaccaaaaaacaattTAAGAGAGTGAGATTACTTTTTAGTCAAGAAATCTTCATTGCACAACGTTGCCATTCTCTTAGTGAAGCTTTACAGTCTTTTGTGAGAGGTGATTTAGACATTGCCTTGCATCAGAGTGCACAACAGAGATGTTAGTCATGTTGCTGTCACCTGAGCTTGGGAATGAGAGAGTGGTTTTTACCAGTGAGCGTCCTTTGTTTTGTATGTTCTTACTCTACttgtaagcaaaaataaaattatcttagAGTAAGTAGTTAATGGTACCCAAggcttttttctcctcacaGCTATTCATACAAAACCATGCAGGAAGCTTGTTATATCTCATCTTtgagaaaaactttttttttttgtctttgttctttcttcatctgcttGAATTTGATCATTCTGTTACTTGGATTCCAGAGTGTAGTTTTACTGTTTACAgccttgtttttcaaaatgctttttattggTTTTCTCTCCAAAAGCATAACAGTGATATAATTTAATCTGCATAGAACAGAAGCACTGAGGCataacatgaaggaaaaaaaaaaccccacaaaacaaaaccaaaacatcttgCAAGTATAAATTACAgccaaaggaaaacataatACAAAAAGTATAGATGGATTTTCAGAGTAGAGAGTAAACTTGTAAACCATTAACAGAGTTGTAGTTTGACGTATATTTGAAAGAGCATGTGGCTTTCAGAGCAGGCTTAGCTTTGGAAAGGCCGCTTATTCCTGAATGGGAAATTCTCAGTGTAAAACTACCTGGAAAGAAAGAACTGGAATACTGGCCAACTGGCCAAATCTCCCAGGGGGACATGAGGATTTTTAATGTTGTCATAGCTCATTTGAGCAGGGCATCGTGACAAAATGATATTCCTTTCTATGTTGTTACTTCTGCTAgtgcttttttaataaactcCATGCTGTATTGTAGAAATACTAGAAATAGAAAGACTAAGAAAAAGAGTAACCAAGACCCTCCTcatgttatttttcataagCTCAACAATGTATTCATCAGCGTTGACCATACCATGAATACAGTCCAGGAAGCAGgggtcttttttatttttaattgtagaagtacatattttgaaaggaatgtAAGATTGTCTGTATATTGATCTCTTCCTTTCTTAGAAAGTTTCTAGCATGACTGTATCCACGCAGAACCTTAGTAGAAGCAGACACGGCAGAGTAGTTTGCTGAAATTACAGGAGACCCTTTAATGGAGAGCTCATTGCCAACACAATGTAGTTGATAACGCAGCTACTCATTAAATAGTTTAGATAGTGGCACAAAAACATAATAATGACAAGCCATTTACAAAATGCAAGAATATAATACTCAGTCTAAGGAATGCAATTGGTAATACAcgcaaaaatattttcaatgtttcagtttttcaaaattatcacaatgaaagaaacattaaaacacTTCACTAGAGGCTCTATTATGAAAAGACAGATGTTGCAACAGCTTGGCCCAGATAGAGAAGTGAGTAATAACCTACAGAAATAGTCCTTCCTCTCCCAGGAGCCACCACAGCTGGCAAAAGAGAACCGAGTTAGTGTATGGGAAATGTAGTCTGCAATAGTATATGTTAttaactacaaaaataaatccctttcaGGAACAGTTCtataaagaaagcatttatttatgCCTGACTCATGaaaggaaattactttcttctaatagctaaaattattaatttaaaatattaaagcgTGAATTTTCATGTGTtgtataaaaatgtgaaattgaaaataacatgaaactGAATtccattctttcttctcttctaccATTCTAATATATAGCAGTCATTGGGCCACCTGATGTGGAAGTGAAGTCAGAGTCTGGGTTCCTGCATGTGGATTTCAGAGGCCCTTTTGCCGAACATGAACATGACAAGTGGTCTCTAAAGCAGTATTACGGCTCGTGGAATTACAGAATACTGTACTGGAAGAAACGCAGCAATACAGACGTAACTTCTGCTTCTGGGGTATTGTGACTCCGTGACTTCGATATATGCTTTTCTTGGTAAAATACCATACTGATAAAGTTCTGAAAGTTAACAGTACTGAAGTAAAAATGTATCTCTACTAATTACAGTGTAATAAAGTCTAGTCACTACAGCTGCTATTCAGAGCAAATGGCAGATAGCTGTGTAGTTAAACAGTACCATGGATATAATTTGCTCTTTCCATAGATAGAAATAACTGCTACATTACCAGCATTTATTCCCTCAGTTTAGCAATGTGTTTATTTGCAATGCAGTCTTCCCCACCAAATCTGTATTTCACACATATGAGCAAGGGTAAACTTAGAAGCCGTAACATCAGCAGTATCTGTGATCATGGCGACAAGCTGACTTAGATTCACATCTTAGGTCGTTCAAGTATTTGTGCTTTTCATAGGACTTTGGCCTTTGAATACTACCATGGCTGAGGCCTTATATTAACCATGGTCACCTTCACCTCTTCAGGTTCTGTCAGTTgtaatttgctttcttcctttcatggGCAGCCTCTTACACAGATGGATATGTTACTCAGCTGAAAAGACTTCTCCATACAAAGTGTGTGGAGAAAGATCATAAATAATATAGTAATTATAAGGTCATGAGTTCTGGAAGATACTGGTCACAGTATAATTAGTGCTATGTACTTCAGTACATTTTTCATATAATAGGACTCTACTACATGTAATTCGGATTTGTATTTGTTACCCTGCAAAATTCTCTGGCATTCAGTTCCAGAAAATGAGGGATCATCATTTCCCCAAAAAAACAGACTGGTTTTCAGTTCCCAGACTACAAGAAATGAAGGTATTTCTGCATATGGGATGCAAAAGTAGGCAGATTACCAGAGCAAGTGGGAATTTCAGGCAGAATCTGTGCTTGTAACACTTCAGAGCACAAGTCTGGGAAATTTCATAGGGACCAAAGAAGCAAAAGGCATAGACTATTTAACTTCCTAGGTTGTTTTTGAAGTGGATGCTTGTGTGAAGTGTTGAAACCTAGCTATAGAGTCTCCTCACCCCTGAGAAAAACCTGTTATTATGTAATGGAGCATGTTGTAGGGATTCCTATACTCTGCAGGAACCGTATAATTACAAGGACATAACCAATCGTGCCTCTAAACAGCAAGTTGCATCTGCTGTCAGTCACCTAATAGCTTCCacaagcctttttctttctttctctttttattttttcagggatttttttgtctAGATCATCCATCCTACTTGCTCTGTCtcaaattaaattatgtttGTCTGTAACAGCATTCTTAGCTGATCTCATTTGGTCAGGCAGTTGTTTCTCTCATTTATCTCTTCTCTGTAGGGCTCTTTAGCCTAAACCTTCATTAGTGTTGCTAGGAGCAGCCAGAAAGTCGGTGGTGTGAATGGTCTCACAGTAACCACAGGTGAAATCAATGTAGAGGTATCAGTTTTTTGACATAGGCAGGGCATTTCATTCTGCCTTTAAAAGGCTTATTCATGTTGCAGTTGTAACTTCTAGGATTTGTCTTactaaatgtaattttaattaattagtCCATTCACTGGACTTGtgcttttcaaactttttgtgtttttctctgttattaGGTAACTCACATAGATACTAAACATAACTCTGAAATATTATCTCAGTTGGAACCATGGACAGTATATTGTATTCAAGTGCAAGCAGTTATCCCCGAGTGGAACAAAACAGGGAAACTGAGCAAAGAACTTTGTGAGCAGACAACCCACAACGGTAATACCTTGTGCATCacagtgggagctggggagTACTGTACGGAACTGGGAAATGTGCAACGctgttcaaaattaaaataggtGTAATGTATAACCTTCAAAAAATGGATATGTCTGTTACTTTTGTATTGTTTGGTCGTTAATACATGTGTACTTTTGGAGCAAAGGAGTTGGAAATGAAAACTACAAGCCGTATGGCACCAGCGGCATGATGCTTGACTTTGCTGCAGAGGCCTCTGTGTTCCTCACACTCTGAAAATCAAGAGTTAAATGGAACATAGGCTCTTCACACTGTGTGTCTGAATTTCTTCTACAGTCAGCTGTATTCATCCTATGGAAGCCGTTGTTCCATGTATTTGTAACTGAGAAAGGAATTGAACCCTGTGTTGCGGTCTGCTTCATTTGTGGTGATATCGCCAGTGTCTGTCACGAGGCTAGGCCATGATGCCCTTTCTCTGTCAAACACAGCAGTTATTAATCAATAATATgaacaaatactttatttagATACTTTCCTTCTCATTTTGAAGGCAGTTAAATACCAAAAGCGCTTTCCTTTTCAGCCATGCCACCTTAGCTGCTGCATGTGGGATCCAGCCACAACCACCATGTGGTCTGACCCTGTCATCTTAGCTGGGAGCTTCATGTCCCTAGTTAAAAGAAAGGATGGGGTCCTAGATACTGGTTTTTTCACAGGCATAATGTGTATTTTAGCTAACTTACACCCTCAGATAATGTGTGGAAAATCAGAGGCAGAAACACAAGTTAATGAGGAGGCCATCCAGGGAAGGCATGGGGAAGCTACTGGGCTAACCTGTTTCTCATatgtttttcctcataaaatGTTGCCTCATATATATTTCCTACATGTATATTATCTGCATGCAGTGCAGTTGAATTACAGGTAGGCTTTGGTGGCGGTGTTGCTTGTTAGTTGTAGATAGAACAGTGCTTAGTAAGCATAGGTTGGTTTAAAAGTGATGTATGGATACGTCTTCATTCCCCTTGCCTGTTGTGACATCCCTGGGCATGACATAATTTTTTGCAAAAGCTCAGTAGTCTATAATTTTACAGACTTTTGTCCCCTTCTGTCTTTACTTCCTGCCATTTTACAAGTCTCTTTAGGAGAACAGTGGAAGCCCATAGTCTGGTAGTGTTCTGTCTGTCCTACACTCCTGAACCACCAAAGAGTGTACAGTAGCTTTTTAAGTGATGTTACCTTGTGGATGACTCTGttggtcttttttcctttaatcatTTGCCTAGTATTACATGTAGAATCACCAGCACGTGTAACTGTAAATGTCTATATATGATGGCTTGTAAGCTTACTTTATTGAGAACCTCCTCAGCCTATCCAGACTAAAAATTTAAGAGCTAAGAAGTGTTTTGCATCTGGAAACAGACATATGTTTGCAGTTTTGtaatagtttggttttttttttaattccttagaaaaagtgaaaatttgaaaaaatacattcaaaaattAATATCACcgtttaaattttttttattgtatcttGCAGGTATAACTCCCACGTGGGTAATTGTGGCCGTTCTTATAGGATCAATGTTGGTCGTTATAATATCTgttcctgtttgtttcttttcttttttgtatctGTATCGACTCACCAAACATGTTTTCTGCCCTTCATATATTTTCCCACAACACTTGAAAGAGGTTTGTTTTCTACCTAATgcaatttgcttttcaaaggctCTGTGTGCCAAAATCTTTAGAGCTTCTTACATTTTGCCTTCTTGCATTTGCACCCAATCATTGGGCATCTGTAAAGTGCAGACTGTTCTGAGGGGGTTTTAGACTATAAGGAGCAATGCTGGTTATCTATTGTTATATAGTTGTGTATGGTAAAACTTGCTCTTCTGCCAAACATAAAAAGCCATTCAAATGAGCATAAGTGATGAAGTCATGAACTTTGGAAAAAGGTGACAAACAAAGGTACTTCTCAGTATGAGAAAGGTAGTGGAAGTTAGTTCACTTAATATCTAATTTCTGGCTTTATAAGATCAAAAATTTACATGAATGTTACCTCTGTTTTTTCATCAAGTTCTGTGGTGCTGCACAGACGTAAGTAAAAAGCAGGGAAATTACACTTCCCTTTGAAGTAAACTGATGTataataaactttaaaatactgtcattttGCACTGTTCTGCACAGAATGgtccaaaatatttaaaagttgcTTGGCATagactttttatttctaaagcaacTGCATAATTTGtaatatgaatatttatatgGCTTTGAAACaggatgttttctttcattttaaagtgaGAGTAACAGGTGTTAACCTCTAGTTCCTCTTTTTAGATAGTGAATGACTGAGAAACTCCTGTATCCCATTTTAGACATAAAAGTACACATTTGTTCTCCTTGGACAAAGTTATTTCACAAACATAATGAATTTTAACTTAAGAATGTAGTGAAATCTGAAATTCAAGATAAAACAAGAGCAATAGATGTTAGGCATTACTGTTGGGGTATACCACTGACCCTGTTATCCATATAGCAACATAAAAAGGCTGTATCAGAATCTCCTCCAAGAGACAAGGCTGTACAGTGTGTTACGTACACTAAAGCTAACAACCTCTACTCTTCTGAGTTTCCTGCACTTTCTCTGGGTCCTTAATTTTGACTCATCTAGAGGTCAGAGACTAAGGATTTGCTGCTGACTTAGCAATCGTCTTGTGCTTTAAGTTGAGCACATCCTCAGCACAGTAATTTGCTGAACCTGGAGCCCAGCTGTCAGGAGGGTAGCGTTGCTCTGATCAATACAGGATGGGGTCAGATGACATGCTGTTTACACAAGAAAGggagaattttcattttgtgctaGTAGGTTATAGTGATTAATCACAGTAATCTAAGGTCAGTCATGCTTACCTAAAATGACATTTATCAAAGGCAGTGATTTCACTACATGAACATTTGAGTTTGCAGGTTACTGACAGAACATTTCAAATCACAGTTTGCTAGAAAAAGGTCTAATAGTGATAATATTAGTATTTGTTATTGTAATACTTCTCAATACAAAAATCTGAAGATGACTCCTGATCAAGCAGCTTGTTTCTTACATAAAATGCACTAAAGTAATAGACAGTGGTCAGCTCATGAGAACAAAATGTAGTTGCACTCCTTAAGCTGCTACCAATAAAATGAACTGCCacttcagctgcaaaaatgAGTGGTTGACATGTTATTACTCTGTTGAGTAGATGTGCTATTCTTGTGTTGACATTCAAAATACAGTCATGACATCCTGTGAAGTCCGTGTTGATTCTTGAAGGTGGCTTCTTCTAGTCAATAGGACAGGGAGTGGGTGGAAGTTGTGATGTTTTGGTACTAAAATTAAGTTATCTTTGTCACTGAACTGCATAGCCCTGGAAatctccctgcctctccttgACTAAATGGTTATGGTTTATATTGACATTTAAAGTGTCACTATTTGATGTGTGAGCAGACAGCTCTCTGAGGTGGCAGGAACAGTTCACATCTCTTAAAACCATTTGAAAAATCTCTCTGCGAACTTCTTCACTGACAGTCAAGGCacctttttttagttttgtacaGAAcctaggtattttttttttttttaggaaagttTATATTCCAAAGAAGTCACTAACCCCTGGGGTATCTTCTTGCAAATAAAGGCACTTCTGACTTGCTTCCAAGCCTTGCAAAGGATGTTGAAGCAAGCAGAGAGGTTATTATGTTGTCACCACTCTGGGACTTCTAAGGATTGAGAAAGCCAATTGATGTGtggaaaacaatataaaaatatttgtaagctAACAGGATGCTATGGTTGGTGCAGCCTAACTCtcatttcctcttcccttcacAGTTTTTGAGCAAGCCTCCCAGTGGTTCAcagcttttttctcccttcccacaAGAAGAGCATCTTTTTTGTGACAAGGTAACTGTCATTTCAGAAGAATCCAAAAATCACAGTGATGAGACTGGGGATGAGGCCAACAAGAGAACAGAGCACCTTCAGGACTCTGAACAAGAAGATTCTGATTCAAGAATAGTACCAGCTTTAGAAAAGGCATAAACGCCCTCCTTATGCTTCACTCatgccaaaagaaaagcaaatgggCTGTTGAGTTTGTCTTCTTATTGCTGCATTCTTAAGACAGTAAAAATTCATACAGAAAGATGTGTACACAGACTTTGGATggaatcattatttttttaaagtgcaagaAACTTGACTATAAGTGAGGAATTAAACGATACATGATTTTTGCCACTGTTTATAGTGGTTCACTGTTCAGTTGTAGCAATACCTGTGACTGTGTTAtgacattaatttaaaaagcaattatatatatataatttttatatatataaaatattaatttaactTTGATGAACTATTTATTACCAAAGCTAATCAAAATGGCATATAGGATAAGgtttgtaaaagaaaatcttattttgtaAAGAGAGACCTgagc
Proteins encoded:
- the IL10RB gene encoding interleukin-10 receptor subunit beta isoform X1 translates to MTEKSLEKHTLKCLVLIAPTVSATVPKPQNARITSVNLHSIFQWDAPSFHKGNISYTVQSKSINLPGNAYKNVSTNLTLTECDVSSLSAYGDYILRVRAESENNHSDWVTVRFKPMDDTVIGPPDVEVKSESGFLHVDFRGPFAEHEHDKWSLKQYYGSWNYRILYWKKRSNTDVTSASGVTHIDTKHNSEILSQLEPWTVYCIQVQAVIPEWNKTGKLSKELCEQTTHNGITPTWVIVAVLIGSMLVVIISVPVCFFSFLYLYRLTKHVFCPSYIFPQHLKEFLSKPPSGSQLFSPFPQEEHLFCDKVTVISEESKNHSDETGDEANKRTEHLQDSEQEDSDSRIVPALEKA
- the IL10RB gene encoding interleukin-10 receptor subunit beta isoform X2; its protein translation is MAAALRCALCGCLLLCVSATVPKPQNARITSVNLHSIFQWDAPSFHKGNISYTVQSKSINLPGNAYKNVSTNLTLTECDVSSLSAYGDYILRVRAESENNHSDWVTVRFKPMDDTVIGPPDVEVKSESGFLHVDFRGPFAEHEHDKWSLKQYYGSWNYRILYWKKRSNTDVTSASGVTHIDTKHNSEILSQLEPWTVYCIQVQAVIPEWNKTGKLSKELCEQTTHNGITPTWVIVAVLIGSMLVVIISVPVCFFSFLYLYRLTKHVFCPSYIFPQHLKEFLSKPPSGSQLFSPFPQEEHLFCDKVTVISEESKNHSDETGDEANKRTEHLQDSEQEDSDSRIVPALEKA